A genome region from Hippopotamus amphibius kiboko isolate mHipAmp2 chromosome 1, mHipAmp2.hap2, whole genome shotgun sequence includes the following:
- the KDF1 gene encoding keratinocyte differentiation factor 1, with amino-acid sequence MPRPGHPRPSSGPPRLGPWERPAELCLETCDEPSRAPPSRRTRRPDPKDPGHHGPESLTFISGSAEQAAEPPACCLLWRPWVWDWCRAAFCFRRCRDCLQRCGACVQGSSPCLSAGDSPEGAAEANWVKEHNGVPPSPDCAPPSRRDGQRLKSAMGSSFSYPDVKLKGIPVYPYRSTTSPAPDADSCCKEPLAEPPPMRHSLPSTLASSPRGSEEYYSFHESDLDLPEIGSGSMSSREIDVLIFKKLTELFSVHQIDELAKCTSDTVFLEKTSKISDLISSITQDYHLDEQDAEGRLVRGIIRISTRKSRARPQAAEGRSARAAASAAPAPDSGHETMVGSGLSQDELTVQISQETTADAIARKLRPYGAPGYPASHDSSFQGTDTDSSGAPLLQVYC; translated from the exons ATGCCCCGCCCCGGACACCCCCGCCCATCATCTGGGCCCCCACGCTTGGGACCCTGGGAGCGGCCAGCGGAGCTATGCCTGGAGACATGTGATGAGCCATCCCGGGCCCCACCAAGCCGCCGCACCCGTAGGCCAGACCCCAAGGACCCTGGCCACCATGGGCCCGAGAGCCTTACCTTCATCTCTGGCTCTGCTGAGCAGGCTGCTGAGCCTCCAGCCTGCTGCCTGCTCTGGCGACCTTGGGTGTGGGACTGGTGCCGGGCTGCCTTCTGCTTCCGCCGCTGCCGGGATTGCCTCCAGCGCTGTGGAGCCTGTGTGCAGGGCAGCAGCCCCTGCCTGTCTGCTGGGGACTCCCCTGAAGGGGCTGCCGAAGCCAACTGGGTCAAGGAGCACAATGGAGTGCCCCCCAGCCCTGACTGTGCCCCTCCCAGCCGGCGGGATGGCCAGCGGCTCAAGTCAGCCATGGGTAGCAGCTTCAGCTACCCTGACGTCAAGCTCAAAGGCATTCCTGTGTATCCCTACCGCAGCACCACCTCCCCAGCTCCCGATGCGGACTCCTGCTGCAAGGAGCCACTGGCTGAACCCCCGCCCATGCGGCACAGCCTGCCCAGCACCCTTGCCAGCAGCCCCCGAGGCTCCGAGGAGTACTACTCCTTCCACGAGTCGGACCTGGACCTGCCCGAGATAGGCAGTGGCTCCATGTCCAGCCGAGAGATTGATGTGCTCATCTTCAAGAAGCTGACAGAGCTGTTCAGTGTACACCAGATCGATGAGCTGGCCAAGTGCACCTCAGACACTGTGTTCCTGGAGAAGACCAGTAAGATCTCGGACCTCATCAGCAGCATCACCCAGGACTACCACCTGGACGAGCAGGATGCTGAGGGCCGCCTGGTTCGCGGCATCATTCGCATCAGCACCCGCAAGAGCCGCGCCCGCCCGCAGGCTGCAGAGGGGCGCTCAGCCCGGGCTGCTGCCTCTGCGGCCCCCGCCCCGGACAGTGGCCATGAGACCATGGTGGGCTCAGGGCTCAGCCAGGATG AACTCACAGTGCAGATCTCCCAGGAGACGACCGCAGATGCCATCGCCAGGAAGCTGAGGCCTTATGGAGCCCCAG